The region CTTGGCTACAGCGTGCCTCAGGACAACCTGCGTGACGCCATCGTCGCCGACCTCTGGAACAAATTCGCCTGGCGGGTAAAGCCTTCGGAACTGGTGTTTCTGCCGGGTGTGGAGTCCGGCTTCAACATGGCGCTGAAAGCGCTGGTCCAGCCGCAACAGAACGTTGTAGTACAAACGCCGAACTACCCGCCGCTGCGTCATGCGCCGGGCAATTGGGGGCTGAACAAGGTTGAACTTGAGTTCGTCGCCCAGGCGGATGGTTCCTACGCCACACCGCTCGATGCGTTGCGCGAATCCCTGAACGGCGGCGGCGCGCTGCTGCTGAGCAACCCGCACAACCCGCTGGGCAAGGTCTTCCCTCGGGAAGAACTGCAAGCGGTGGCCGACATCTGCCTGGCGCAGGACGCCTGGATCATCTCCGACGAGATTCACGCCGAGTTGTGCTTTGACGGGCGTGTACATATTCCGACCGCATCGCTGAGCCCGGAGATCGCCAAGCGCACCATCACCCTGATGTCGGCGAGCAAGGCGTACAACATCGCCGGTCTGAAGACCTCGTTCATGATCATCCAGGATCCGGCGCTGCTGGCTCGGGTCAACCACGCGCGTTGCGGCATGGTCGACAGCGTCAACCCGCTGGGCCTGGAAGCCACCCGCGTGGCCTACAGCGAAGCCGGCCCGTGGCTGACCGAGATGCTGGCTTATGTGCAAGGCAACCGTGATTATCTGGTGGATGCCGTTCGCACGCGATTGCCAGGCGTGAGCATCAACGTGCCACAAGGCACTTACCTGGCATGGCTCGATTGCTCGGCGTTGGGGCTGGCCGATCCGCAGCAGTTCTTCCTTGAACAAGCCAAGGTCGGCTTGAGTGCTGGTCTGGATTTTGGTGATCAGAGCAAACAGTTCGTGCGCCTGAACTTCGGCTGCCCGCGGGCGTTACTCGAGGAAGGCATCCAGCGGATCGAAAACAGCCTG is a window of Pseudomonas sp. 10S4 DNA encoding:
- a CDS encoding MalY/PatB family protein; its protein translation is MTFDFDQVFDRHATGSTKWSRYPADVLPMWVADMDFAAPPVIIQALQKRLEHPLLGYSVPQDNLRDAIVADLWNKFAWRVKPSELVFLPGVESGFNMALKALVQPQQNVVVQTPNYPPLRHAPGNWGLNKVELEFVAQADGSYATPLDALRESLNGGGALLLSNPHNPLGKVFPREELQAVADICLAQDAWIISDEIHAELCFDGRVHIPTASLSPEIAKRTITLMSASKAYNIAGLKTSFMIIQDPALLARVNHARCGMVDSVNPLGLEATRVAYSEAGPWLTEMLAYVQGNRDYLVDAVRTRLPGVSINVPQGTYLAWLDCSALGLADPQQFFLEQAKVGLSAGLDFGDQSKQFVRLNFGCPRALLEEGIQRIENSLTSL